The Rhodopseudomonas palustris genome window below encodes:
- a CDS encoding acetyl-CoA carboxylase biotin carboxylase subunit, protein MSVTRMLKLTPFSKILIANRGEIALRVMRSARRLGYGVVAVYSDADADAAHVRAADEAVAIGGAQPSQSYLNIPAIIQAAKTAGADAVHPGYGFLAENEDFAAACRDAGLVFIGPSAESIAAMGNKAGAKAIMMKAGVPCVPGYQGEDQSDAAMIREAERIGFPIMIKAVAGGGGRGMRLVTDAAALPDALRSARSEAQSAFGDPTVILERAILQPRHIEIQVFGDRYGGAIHLGERDCSVQRRHQKLIEEAPSPAVSEALREQMGTVAVNAVKAIGYEGAGTLEFLLDGEGNFYFMEMNTRLQVEHPVTEAITGLDLVELQLRIAAGEPLPLRQDDVTFKGHAIEVRLCSEDADHDFMPQSGRMALWRMPGELRVEHALQSGAEIPPYYDSMIAKVIAVGASRDEARRKLIHGLDGTIAFGVTTNRGFLAACLRHKVFAAGEATTAFIAQHRGELVRSLADDAVPATAVAALLLYVTDRYAPPHRPGRSLAAVFPTRLKFELDGAEQACEVVRERDGSYVVSQEGQSISFVIEELSAGGIRFQAKGLGESAVFHRDGDRLFVQRLGVQNSIVDLTRAAPQSAARGGGDGKLRAALNGRVVAVLVKAGDRVEAGQPVLTLEAMKMEHVHTAPGSGIITIDVAEGEQVTAGRIVAEIEAAT, encoded by the coding sequence ATGAGTGTGACTCGTATGTTGAAGCTGACGCCTTTCTCCAAGATCCTGATCGCCAACCGCGGCGAGATCGCGCTGCGGGTGATGCGTAGTGCCCGCCGGCTCGGCTATGGCGTGGTCGCGGTGTATTCCGACGCCGATGCCGACGCCGCGCATGTCCGCGCCGCGGATGAAGCGGTGGCGATCGGCGGTGCGCAGCCGTCGCAGTCGTATCTCAACATTCCGGCGATCATCCAAGCAGCGAAGACGGCAGGCGCCGACGCGGTGCATCCCGGCTACGGCTTCCTCGCTGAAAATGAAGACTTCGCCGCAGCCTGCCGCGATGCGGGGCTGGTCTTTATCGGACCGTCGGCGGAATCGATTGCCGCGATGGGCAACAAAGCCGGTGCCAAGGCGATCATGATGAAGGCAGGTGTGCCATGCGTGCCGGGCTATCAGGGCGAAGATCAAAGCGATGCTGCGATGATCCGCGAAGCCGAGCGGATCGGCTTTCCGATCATGATCAAGGCGGTGGCGGGCGGCGGTGGCCGCGGCATGCGGCTGGTGACGGACGCCGCGGCGCTGCCCGACGCGCTGCGCAGTGCACGCTCGGAAGCGCAAAGCGCGTTCGGTGACCCAACCGTGATCCTGGAGCGCGCGATCCTGCAGCCGCGCCACATCGAGATCCAGGTGTTCGGCGATCGCTACGGCGGCGCGATCCATCTCGGCGAGCGCGACTGCTCGGTGCAGCGCCGGCACCAGAAGCTGATCGAGGAGGCGCCGTCGCCGGCGGTGTCGGAAGCTTTGCGCGAGCAGATGGGCACTGTTGCCGTGAATGCCGTCAAGGCGATCGGCTACGAAGGTGCCGGCACGCTGGAGTTTCTGCTCGACGGCGAAGGCAACTTTTACTTCATGGAGATGAACACCCGGCTGCAGGTCGAGCATCCGGTGACCGAAGCGATCACCGGGCTCGATCTGGTCGAGCTGCAGCTGCGGATCGCCGCCGGCGAACCGCTGCCGTTGCGCCAGGACGACGTGACCTTCAAGGGTCACGCCATTGAAGTACGGCTGTGTTCGGAGGATGCCGACCACGACTTCATGCCTCAATCGGGGCGGATGGCGCTGTGGCGGATGCCGGGCGAACTGCGTGTCGAGCACGCGCTGCAATCGGGTGCGGAGATCCCACCGTATTACGACTCGATGATCGCCAAGGTGATCGCGGTCGGCGCCAGCCGCGACGAAGCGCGGCGCAAGCTGATCCACGGCCTCGACGGCACCATCGCATTCGGCGTCACCACCAATCGCGGCTTCCTCGCAGCCTGCCTGCGCCACAAGGTATTCGCCGCCGGGGAGGCGACCACGGCGTTCATCGCACAGCATCGCGGCGAATTGGTGCGGTCGCTGGCAGATGATGCAGTACCGGCCACTGCGGTCGCGGCGCTGTTGCTCTACGTCACCGATCGCTACGCGCCACCGCATCGGCCCGGCCGGTCGCTCGCGGCGGTGTTTCCGACCCGGCTCAAGTTCGAGCTCGACGGCGCGGAGCAGGCTTGCGAGGTGGTGCGTGAGCGCGACGGCAGCTACGTCGTGAGCCAGGAGGGGCAATCGATCAGCTTTGTGATCGAGGAGCTGTCGGCTGGCGGCATCCGCTTCCAGGCCAAGGGCCTCGGCGAGTCCGCGGTGTTCCACCGCGACGGCGACCGGCTATTCGTGCAGCGACTCGGCGTTCAGAACAGCATCGTCGACCTGACCCGCGCGGCGCCGCAAAGTGCGGCGCGCGGTGGCGGCGACGGCAAGCTGCGCGCGGCGCTCAATGGCCGCGTCGTCGCGGTGCTGGTCAAAGCCGGCGACCGCGTCGAGGCGGGCCAACCGGTGCTGACGCTGGAAGCGATGAAGATGGAGCACGTGCACACAGCGCCTGGCTCTGGCATCATCACGATTGATGTCGCGGAGGGCGAGCAGGTCACCGCCGGCCGCATCGTCGCCGAGATCGAAGCGGCGACGTGA
- a CDS encoding enoyl-CoA hydratase/isomerase family protein, whose translation MSNDVVIIEKRESALWITINRPDKRNAINAGVVEGITRGWKQAHDDAEVRVIVLTGAGDKAFCAGADLQSTGAAFSFDFSKPNVDYADLLRLAQNATKPSIARVNGTCMAGGMGLLCMTDMAVAADNVQFGLPEVKVGVFPMQVMSLLQDIAPRRLIAEWSLTGEPFDAATAREAGLLNYVVPAAELDAKVEWLAKRLTDKSPTAIRRGKYAMRAIASMSFDESIAYTESQIALLAMTEDAKEGLKAFAEKRKPVWPGK comes from the coding sequence ATGAGCAACGACGTCGTGATCATCGAGAAGCGCGAAAGCGCGCTGTGGATCACCATCAATCGTCCCGACAAACGCAACGCCATCAATGCCGGCGTAGTCGAGGGCATCACCCGCGGTTGGAAACAAGCGCATGACGACGCCGAGGTGCGGGTGATCGTGCTCACCGGCGCGGGCGACAAGGCGTTCTGCGCCGGCGCCGACCTGCAATCGACCGGGGCAGCGTTCTCGTTCGATTTTTCAAAGCCAAATGTCGACTACGCCGATCTGTTGCGATTGGCGCAGAACGCGACCAAGCCCTCGATCGCTCGCGTCAACGGCACCTGCATGGCCGGCGGCATGGGTCTGCTGTGCATGACCGACATGGCGGTGGCGGCCGACAACGTGCAGTTTGGGCTTCCGGAGGTGAAGGTCGGCGTGTTCCCGATGCAGGTCATGAGCCTGCTACAGGACATCGCGCCCCGGCGTCTGATCGCCGAATGGTCGCTGACCGGCGAGCCGTTCGATGCGGCGACGGCGCGAGAGGCCGGATTGCTGAACTACGTGGTGCCGGCCGCCGAACTCGACGCCAAGGTCGAGTGGCTGGCGAAGCGGCTGACCGACAAGTCACCGACCGCAATCCGCCGCGGCAAATACGCCATGCGCGCCATCGCCTCGATGTCGTTCGACGAAAGCATCGCCTATACCGAAAGCCAGATCGCACTCTTAGCGATGACCGAGGACGCCAAGGAAGGCCTCAAGGCGTTCGCCGAAAAGCGCAAGCCGGTGTGGCCGGGGAAGTGA
- a CDS encoding class I adenylate-forming enzyme family protein: MLASEMIRRGAVYHGPKTAVMFGDQRMTFTEVDLLSNRIANVFINTFKLDVGSRVGMLLNNSIYTLPIDFGFVKSRLSRVPLNSRLSLVEQQQMLEGAGVDILIHGTDLTDRARELAQAMQRLKLISIGSAEADDLLQLAKAQSDAPPARRCEPDDIVITIFTSGTTGKLKAVEHTQASWAAMATNVLINMEVGEGDVMLHAASMIHASGCFIVPHWLRGGVAAVLPGFTPASYLDAVERWKPTALNLVPTMIGMLLDHPGIEQADFSSVKRIIYGASPMPRPVMQRALKLWGPRFAQYYGQSEAPIFITHLTQQDHVGPKAEQRLASCGRPSIDCEVKLVDEAGEEVAPGEAGEIALRTPFAMKGYYNAPELNAQMFLPDGWLRTRDVGRFDEDGYLYLVDRTSDMIVSGGYNVYPREVEDALAAHPAVREVVVVGLPDDKWGESVAAFVALRTGASAEEAELIAFARERVASYKVPKQVRFIDEVPKSPVGKLLRRAVRDPFWQGRERKI; this comes from the coding sequence ATGCTGGCATCCGAGATGATCCGGCGCGGCGCGGTATATCACGGGCCGAAGACGGCGGTGATGTTCGGCGATCAGCGCATGACCTTCACCGAGGTCGATCTGCTGTCGAACCGCATCGCCAACGTCTTCATCAACACCTTCAAGCTCGATGTCGGCAGCCGGGTCGGGATGCTGCTGAACAATTCGATCTACACGCTGCCGATCGATTTCGGCTTCGTCAAATCGCGGCTGTCGCGGGTGCCGCTGAATTCCCGTCTGTCGCTGGTCGAACAGCAGCAGATGCTGGAAGGTGCCGGCGTCGATATCCTGATCCACGGCACCGACTTGACCGACCGCGCCCGCGAACTGGCGCAGGCGATGCAGCGCCTGAAGCTGATCAGCATCGGCAGCGCGGAGGCGGACGACCTGCTGCAGCTGGCCAAGGCGCAGTCCGATGCGCCACCGGCGCGGCGCTGTGAGCCCGATGACATCGTCATCACCATCTTCACCTCGGGCACGACCGGCAAGCTCAAGGCCGTCGAGCACACCCAGGCGAGCTGGGCCGCGATGGCCACCAATGTGCTGATCAATATGGAGGTCGGCGAGGGCGACGTGATGCTGCACGCCGCCTCGATGATCCACGCCTCGGGCTGTTTCATCGTGCCGCATTGGCTGCGCGGCGGCGTCGCCGCGGTGCTGCCCGGCTTCACGCCGGCAAGCTATCTGGACGCGGTCGAGCGCTGGAAGCCGACTGCGCTCAATCTGGTGCCGACCATGATCGGCATGCTGCTCGATCATCCAGGCATCGAGCAGGCCGACTTTTCGAGCGTCAAGCGCATCATCTACGGCGCCTCGCCGATGCCGCGGCCGGTGATGCAGCGGGCGCTCAAGCTGTGGGGCCCGCGGTTCGCGCAGTATTACGGCCAGTCCGAAGCGCCGATCTTCATCACCCATCTGACCCAGCAGGATCACGTCGGCCCGAAGGCCGAGCAGCGGCTCGCCTCCTGCGGCCGGCCGTCGATCGATTGCGAGGTCAAACTGGTCGATGAAGCCGGCGAGGAGGTCGCGCCGGGTGAGGCCGGTGAGATCGCGTTGCGGACGCCGTTTGCGATGAAGGGTTATTACAACGCGCCCGAGCTGAACGCGCAGATGTTCCTGCCCGACGGCTGGCTGCGCACCCGCGACGTCGGCCGCTTCGATGAGGACGGCTATCTGTATTTGGTCGACCGCACCTCCGACATGATCGTGTCGGGCGGCTACAACGTCTATCCGCGCGAGGTCGAGGACGCACTTGCGGCGCATCCGGCGGTGCGCGAGGTGGTAGTGGTCGGGCTACCCGACGACAAATGGGGCGAGAGCGTCGCGGCCTTCGTGGCACTGCGCACCGGCGCCAGTGCCGAGGAGGCCGAGCTGATCGCTTTCGCGCGCGAGCGGGTGGCGAGCTACAAGGTGCCGAAGCAGGTGCGGTTCATCGACGAGGTACCGAAGAGCCCGGTCGGCAAGCTGCTGCGCCGCGCGGTGCGCGATCCCTTCTGGCAGGGCCGCGAACGCAAGATCTGA